From the Exiguobacterium marinum DSM 16307 genome, the window GAGTTTCAAGCGTGCTTGTTCGAAGTGCTCTGCTTGGCTTAGTTGCTTCACAATCGGGACTTTTCCTGATTCGTGAATGATTTCAGGGATACGATCACGGATAAGTTTATTGTATTTAGGCATTGAATTTTCTCCTTTCATTATTTCAGAGAACTAACTTCTCAAGGAGAGAAGGTAAATAAACTCCCAGAAAACCTTTCTAAAACATTTATTCCTAAATAATATAAACACTAGAAAACTTGCCTCACAGATTTTCATAGTGAATTTGATGAGTTGTAAACCTTCACTATTTATACTGATAATCTAAACAAAACATAATTTACTTATATATCGTTCACCATAGGCATTTAATTGGGCGACAGATTGTCAAATTAAGCACAAAACTTTCTCGGCCGTTCGTTGGCGTCCTTGTTGCCATATGCATACTGCAAGGTGAAATACATCGGTACGCTGAGTATCTTCCGTACGCGCTCGTGACTGCTAAACTCCTTGCCCGGTCCGTCGAGACCTAGATGTGGTCCACTACTGTCAACGAAAGAAAAAATCGGCTATTCTGCTCGAGGAACGTCGCTAAGCACGTCTTCGATTTCTTTCGAGACGGTCAAGGGCTGTCGCACAAGTCGTCTTGCGATGGATCGGATGGACACTACGAGCTCCAGATAGGTCTCTATTTTCAAGCGTTCCGTTATCAATTTCCTCCGGCTGAATGTGTGTTGTGGCGATTCTCATTATACACGAGGATGGCGTCATGGGGTTTCCCATCAAACTAAGTCCCAATAATTTGCTCGATCTTCACTTCCGCGAAAATTTTATTTTGATTTACCACATAAACATATACCGAGCCATTTAATTCTTGATAATCGTTTAATTCCAATTGTTGTGTAAGCAACTCTATAGACGGTGTCAATAAAATAAATCGTGTATTACCTTCTGCTTCTTCACTCGTGAAATCGACTAAGCCAAACGCATTCTTAACACGGATGTTTAGTCGACCGTTTTGATATTCATACTCTTTTACAGCTTCTATGAAATCTTTTGGAATAACACGTGCTGTATTTTCAATTGGTTGTAGATTCAGTTGTGTAATCGACTTAATGGATTTTAACTGGATACTTCTTTCTCTTTCAATATTTTCCAATCGCTCTTTACTACGTTCCTCTAAGTCTTCAATTTGAGTATAGGTTTGGTTAATTAGCGCACTGTTTTTATTATTTAAGTTATCACTTAAATAATTCATTAATCTTTCCTGCAGTGTTTGCATTTGTTCATCAAATGAACGTCGTAAATAAGTACTCTTTCGATTTAAATAATCATCGCGTTTCATTTGAACAGATTGAAGTATCTTTTTCGCTTGAAGAATCGATTCTTTTTTAAATGATTTATCTTCTGTACCTACTGTATTGATTAATTCAAATTGCTTTTGGAATAGAAAATAAGGATCTACTTGAATGAACTCCCCAGTTTCCCTTTTAGCTAATAACATTAACTCTTGTTCTAATTCTCGTCCTGTACCATCAACTACACTAATACGGCTAATTTCTAATGTTAATGGTTCACTAACATGTGTTTTTACTGTACAAATTGGTAAAGCCACTTGTTGTAACTCTTGACTCGCTAATTCCATTGCTAATTTTTTTAATGGATGGTCATTTTGTAATATTGATAACTCTTCTGTTTGTTTATCTGGTCTTAATGTAAACCGTAATGATTCATCAGTTCTTAAAGTATATTTTCGCTTCTTAATTAGTTCACGAATATTTTTAGGGAAACGATCAATTCGAACTGTATTACCATCATTCGAGATATTTACTTTAATTCGTGTTTCCTCAAACTGTTTTACTACAAACTCACCATAGACTCGCGGAGGCATACTGTTAATTGAAATTTCTTGGTATGCACGTCTTGCACCCGGTAAATCAAAACTGGAATCATCTAAGCGTTCTTGTTTTGCTAATTCTAATAATCGTTCATGCTCCTCAGATAATGTTCTTTCCATTTGTGCAATTAGCTCATCTAAATTTTCACGACCACTAATCGCTTCCTCCATTAGGTGAGATAAATCGATATTGTTTTCTTCTAATACTTCACCAATAAAATCATAGACTTGATCTTGTCCTAAATCGGTGCGCATTTGTTCCATCTTATCAAGTAGACGAATCAATACATCTCCTTCACGTGTATTCTTCGCAACAAGATTAAAAACGAATACTTCATTCTTTTGCCCAATACGATGTATACGTCCCATACGTTGTTCTAAACGATTTGGATTCCACGGAATATCATAGTTTATCATTTGATTACAGAATTGAAGGTTGATAGATTCTCCCCCGGCATCTGTAGCAAGCATAATTTGGACATCATTTCGGAATCGCTCCACTTGTTCACGACGTTGATCCATCGAAAAGTTTCCAACGATTTTTGTGACTTCAGGGACATGCTGCAGGAGCTTTTGTTCAAGGTAATATAAAGTATCTTTCGATTCCGTAAAGATAAGGATTTTTTCTCCTTTGGAAAGCAATCCATCCGGACCGAATAATGTGTTTTCAAGTTCTAAATATTTACGTTCAATATCTTGTTTTACGAGCATCTCTGCTTTACGAACTAAACCATCTAGAATCTCTATTTCTAACTTTAGTTCCTCTATATCAATAACATCCGTTTCCCCTTCAACTAAAGTCTCAATTTCTTCCTGTTCGTCTATTGAAAGCTCATCGTATTCAAATGGCTCAATTGATTTATTGGCCGT encodes:
- a CDS encoding helicase-related protein, whose protein sequence is MLKVGEIIKGSFWPEIVEIKHFEEIDDDLFLVESIGRKTNKYYEQYLDRAQLAQLENIQDEESSFNSERLQHYLQYYILKTEDKFSKARARGNKKIIPLPHQIEAVYSRMLQSPQVRYLLADDPGAGKTIMSGMLIRELIARQAAERILILVPPLVLKQWQEELKDKFGEEFTIVNRSLLNSSSEVNPFESHDKIIASIYWASREEIKAYILKAQFDLVIVDEAHKMAAYTHGVKKRKVNRTKIYQLGESLLRHTEHCLLLTATPHKGDKENFRHLMSLVDHDIFSRLNTGDSIYEKSNPFVIRRLKETMKNFDGTPLFPKRTTTTITFDLSYGEQELYEDVTAYAREHFNRAKQNNKPNVAFAMMILQRRLSSSLDAIYLSLKRRKEKLEDLLASELTANKSIEPFEYDELSIDEQEEIETLVEGETDVIDIEELKLEIEILDGLVRKAEMLVKQDIERKYLELENTLFGPDGLLSKGEKILIFTESKDTLYYLEQKLLQHVPEVTKIVGNFSMDQRREQVERFRNDVQIMLATDAGGESINLQFCNQMINYDIPWNPNRLEQRMGRIHRIGQKNEVFVFNLVAKNTREGDVLIRLLDKMEQMRTDLGQDQVYDFIGEVLEENNIDLSHLMEEAISGRENLDELIAQMERTLSEEHERLLELAKQERLDDSSFDLPGARRAYQEISINSMPPRVYGEFVVKQFEETRIKVNISNDGNTVRIDRFPKNIRELIKKRKYTLRTDESLRFTLRPDKQTEELSILQNDHPLKKLAMELASQELQQVALPICTVKTHVSEPLTLEISRISVVDGTGRELEQELMLLAKRETGEFIQVDPYFLFQKQFELINTVGTEDKSFKKESILQAKKILQSVQMKRDDYLNRKSTYLRRSFDEQMQTLQERLMNYLSDNLNNKNSALINQTYTQIEDLEERSKERLENIERERSIQLKSIKSITQLNLQPIENTARVIPKDFIEAVKEYEYQNGRLNIRVKNAFGLVDFTSEEAEGNTRFILLTPSIELLTQQLELNDYQELNGSVYVYVVNQNKIFAEVKIEQIIGT